A genomic window from Streptomyces sp. HUAS YS2 includes:
- a CDS encoding glycoside hydrolase family 15 protein, producing the protein MEFGNGSVRADGSRYVPISEHGLIGDLRTAALVGTDGTIDWYCCPRFDSPSVFASILDADRGGSWELAADVPARTRQFYFPDTNVLITRFYAADGVAEIQDFLPIVHESREAARHRLIRRVICVRGNLPFRARIAPRFGYGAEPHTVRAQAQEAVFESSSLSLALTATAPLECDGTDVWSRFKLLEGESVVFALDRITDDVHPRACPRSEAEEQFQATVKFWSHWLGQSRYRGRWREMVHRSALALKLLTYAPTGAIVAAPTTSLPEQVGGERNWDYRYVWVRDAAFCVYAMLRLGFTSEAEAFMGFLSDRGIMQGPGPTGPLQIMYGIDGRRDLPESELLHLEGHLGSAPVRVGNAATKQLQLDIYGALIDSVYLYDKWGQPISSGHWDEVGAVVDWLCDHWDQPDEGIWETRGGRRDYVYSRLMCWVAIERGIRMANRRGLPADLPRWRQSRDAIYRQIMREGWSAERGAFVQALDEDVLDAAVLMMPMAKFISPTDPKWLATLDALTTDLVSDSLVYRYDPEASPDGLRGSEGTFSICSFWYVEALTRAGRLEEARLAFEKMLTYANHLGLYAEEIGRTGEQLGNFPQAFTHLSLISAAFNLDRALG; encoded by the coding sequence ATGGAATTCGGGAACGGATCCGTCCGGGCGGACGGCTCACGCTACGTGCCGATCTCCGAGCACGGCCTGATCGGTGATCTCCGCACCGCCGCGCTCGTGGGGACCGACGGCACGATCGACTGGTACTGCTGTCCGCGCTTCGACTCACCGAGCGTGTTCGCGTCCATCCTCGACGCCGACCGGGGCGGATCGTGGGAGCTGGCCGCCGACGTGCCGGCCCGGACGCGCCAGTTCTACTTCCCCGACACCAACGTGCTGATCACCCGGTTCTACGCCGCGGACGGCGTGGCGGAGATCCAGGACTTCCTGCCGATCGTCCACGAGTCGCGCGAGGCGGCCCGGCACCGGCTGATCCGGCGTGTCATCTGCGTCCGCGGAAACCTTCCGTTCCGCGCGCGGATAGCCCCCCGCTTCGGCTACGGCGCCGAGCCGCACACGGTACGCGCGCAGGCCCAAGAGGCCGTCTTCGAGTCCTCGTCGCTCTCTCTGGCGCTGACCGCCACCGCGCCGCTCGAATGCGACGGCACCGACGTGTGGTCGCGATTCAAGCTCCTCGAGGGCGAGTCCGTGGTGTTCGCCCTCGACCGGATCACCGACGACGTCCACCCTCGGGCCTGCCCGCGCTCCGAGGCGGAGGAGCAGTTCCAGGCCACGGTCAAGTTCTGGAGCCACTGGCTCGGTCAATCGCGCTACCGCGGCCGCTGGCGGGAGATGGTGCACCGCTCCGCGCTGGCGCTGAAGCTGCTCACCTACGCGCCGACCGGCGCGATCGTGGCCGCGCCGACGACCAGCCTGCCCGAGCAGGTCGGTGGCGAGCGCAACTGGGACTACCGGTACGTGTGGGTCCGCGACGCCGCCTTCTGCGTCTACGCCATGCTCCGGCTGGGCTTCACCTCCGAGGCCGAGGCCTTCATGGGTTTCCTCTCCGACCGGGGCATCATGCAGGGCCCCGGCCCCACCGGTCCGCTGCAGATCATGTACGGCATCGACGGCCGCAGGGACCTGCCCGAGTCCGAGCTGCTTCACCTCGAGGGGCACCTGGGGTCCGCTCCCGTGCGGGTGGGGAACGCCGCCACCAAGCAGCTCCAGCTGGACATCTACGGAGCGCTGATCGATTCCGTCTACCTGTACGACAAGTGGGGGCAGCCCATCAGCAGTGGGCACTGGGACGAGGTCGGCGCGGTGGTGGACTGGCTCTGCGACCACTGGGACCAGCCCGACGAGGGCATCTGGGAGACCCGGGGCGGCCGGAGGGACTACGTCTACTCGCGCCTGATGTGCTGGGTGGCGATCGAACGGGGCATCCGGATGGCCAACCGGCGCGGTCTGCCGGCCGACCTTCCGCGCTGGCGGCAGAGCCGGGACGCGATCTACCGGCAGATCATGCGCGAGGGCTGGTCGGCCGAGCGCGGCGCGTTCGTCCAGGCGCTGGACGAGGACGTGCTCGACGCCGCCGTGCTGATGATGCCGATGGCCAAGTTCATCTCGCCCACCGACCCCAAGTGGCTCGCGACGCTCGACGCGCTCACCACGGATCTGGTCTCCGACTCCCTTGTCTACCGCTACGACCCGGAGGCCAGCCCGGACGGCCTGCGGGGTTCCGAGGGCACGTTCTCGATCTGCTCCTTCTGGTACGTCGAGGCGCTCACCCGCGCCGGACGCCTGGAGGAGGCCCGGCTGGCCTTCGAGAAGATGCTGACCTACGCCAACCACCTCGGTCTCTATGCCGAGGAGATCGGCCGGACCGGAGAGCAACTCGGCAACTTCCCGCAGGCGTTCACGCACCTCTCGCTGATCAGCGCCGCCTTCAACCTCGACCGCGCCCTCGGTTGA
- a CDS encoding AfsR/SARP family transcriptional regulator — MAAHTIRFELLGPLRALRGQEELPLGPPMQRTVLAVLLHLDGKSMSFGGLVDAVWGAEPPAHVRNLVQKYVSGLRRALRDDGAGAGTVTELVWTGSGYRLCGARIDDLHDRRELVRAAVAARDLGDLGRAGELAGAAEALWRGEYAEGLAGPYLEAERRRWAEKRMLVLEARLEGGIALGRYEECVHELVRLVAAHPLRERPVALLMLALYRNGRSSDALLAYEEARRRIAETMGADPGPALRALHERILRQDPALLGGVQEMIGGAAVA; from the coding sequence ATGGCCGCCCACACGATCCGCTTCGAACTCCTCGGTCCCTTGCGGGCCTTGCGCGGGCAGGAGGAACTCCCGCTCGGGCCGCCGATGCAGCGGACCGTCCTCGCCGTGCTCCTGCATCTCGACGGGAAGTCCATGTCGTTCGGGGGTCTCGTCGACGCCGTCTGGGGCGCCGAGCCGCCCGCACACGTGCGAAACCTCGTCCAGAAGTACGTCTCCGGGCTGCGCCGCGCCCTGCGCGATGACGGCGCGGGCGCCGGCACCGTCACCGAACTGGTGTGGACGGGGAGCGGGTACCGCCTGTGCGGAGCCCGGATCGACGACCTGCACGACCGGCGGGAGTTGGTGCGGGCCGCCGTCGCGGCACGCGACCTGGGTGATCTCGGCCGCGCCGGAGAACTGGCCGGTGCGGCCGAGGCGCTGTGGCGCGGCGAGTACGCGGAGGGTCTGGCCGGGCCGTATCTGGAGGCCGAGCGGCGCCGGTGGGCGGAGAAGCGGATGCTCGTCCTGGAGGCGCGCCTGGAGGGCGGGATCGCGCTGGGCCGGTACGAGGAGTGCGTCCATGAGCTCGTACGGCTGGTGGCGGCGCATCCGCTGCGGGAGCGGCCGGTTGCGCTGCTGATGCTGGCGCTGTACCGGAACGGGCGCTCCTCCGACGCCCTCCTCGCGTACGAGGAGGCCCGGCGACGGATCGCGGAGACGATGGGCGCGGATCCGGGGCCGGCCCTGCGCGCGCTCCACGAGCGGATCCTGCGGCAGGATCCGGCGCTCCTGGGCGGGGTCCAGGAGATGATCGGCGGCGCGGCCGTCGCCTGA